GCTGCGCGGCACGATGACGGTGTCTGGGGCTATATCGACCCGGCCGGCGAGTGGGCGATCGAGCCGCGTTTTGCGGCGCACGAATTGATGCCTGAGTTGCAGGCGTGCGGCGACTTCGCGGACGGCATGGCCTGGTTCCAGGAAGCCGAGGCGGTGATGAGCAACGTCACCGACGAGCACGGCCAACTCGTGCGCGACGCCGACGGCGCGATCGTGCAGGAGCCGACCCTGCGCATCCGGTACGGCTACATCAACCGCAAGGGCGACGCCGTGATCCATGCGCAGTTCCAGCTCGCGCAGGACTTCGGCGAGGGGCTGGCGGGTGTGCGCTACGAGACCTCGGAGGGCTGGGGTTTTATCGACCGGCGTGGCCACCGCCAGATCAGCCCGCAGTTCGAAGCCGTCGGCCGATTCGCGCAGGGCCTGTGCCCGGCCAAGCTGCACGGCAAGTGGGGCTACATCGACCGCGAGGGCGGGTGGGTGATCGAGCCGACGTTTGCTGAAGCGCGCGAGTTTGAGGGCGATCTCGCGCCGGCTCGCGACGTCGGCGGGCGCTGGGGCTACATCAATCCCGAGGGCAGCTTCGTCATCGCCCCGCAGTTCGACGACGACCCCAGGCCCGGCATGTTCAACGACGCCCGCCCTTTCGACGGCGGCGTCGCGCGCGTCATGCTTGAAGGCAAGGCGTGCTACATCGATACGTCGGGCGAGGTGGTTTGGCCGCGCGGCGTTGCCGCAAGTGAACAGTGAATCGTTCACAGCCAGCCGTGAGAATCCAGACCCCTTCCCGCTGTTCACGAATCACTGTGAACTGTTCACTTCGGCGCAGCCGTGCTACTCGACACGCCGCAGCCGGTTGTCGAGGTTACGTAGCTCACGCTGCAGCGCGTCGATCTCACGTTCGATCCCTGCAACGCGGTTGTGGTCGAGGCGTTCCATGCGGGTCTGCAGTGTCTCCATTGCGCGTTCGAGCTGGCGGATCGCGCGGTCCTGGTCGCCGTCAGTGCCGTCGCCTTCTTCGCCGTCGTCCTCGGCCGCTTCGAGGTCGCGCGCGATGCTCTCCAACTCGAGCTCGGCCGCGCGGAGACGGGCATCGATCGAGCCGGCGTTGCGCTGGGGTTGGCCCAGCAGCCGTTCAAGTGTGGCGATGCGTTCCTCGTGTTCGGCGACCAGCGCCGCAACCGCGGCATCGCCCCCGGCAGCGTCATCATCCCCGACGACCGGGCGCGCGGCCCACAGCGTCAAGATCAGCAGGACCAGCCCGAGCGACATGGCGTTTCGTTTCAGCATTGTGTTTGCTCCGTTGGAGAATGGGGCGTCTGTGTGATTCTAGCTCGTCACATTGGCCGCGTCTGACGCTGAGAATAACCGCGTTGCTACACAACGCCGGTGCCTTGCATCAAGCCGCGCGGGCGGGACCGGCACCGCGTAGCGGTGCGGCTATTTTGCAATGCGCATTACCGACTTCAAAAAACGACGCTACACCGCCGCGCGGGATTCTGCCTCGCCCGCCGCGCCGTGGACGCGCCGGACCGCGAGGCGGATCGCGGCCTTCATCGAGCCCGCGTCCGCCTTGTTCTTGCCGACGATGTCGAAGCCTGTGCCGTGGTCGACGCTCGTGCGGATCACGGGCAGGCCCAGCGTCGTGTTGACCGCCTCGTCGAACGCGAGCATCTTCACCGGGATCAGCCCCTGGTCGTGATACATCGCGACGAAGAGGTCGTAGCGTTTCAGGTTGCGCGGCGTGAACAGCGTGTCGGCGGGGAACGGCCCACGCGCATCGATGCCCGCCTTGCGAGCGACCTCGATCGCCGGGCGGATGATACGTGTCTCCTCGTCACCGAACAGCCCGTCCTCGCCGGCATGAGGGTTAAGCCCGCACACCGCGATGCGCGGCGAAGGCGTGCCCAACTCCCGGCAGGCGTCGTGGCCCAGGTCGATCGCGTCGAACACCCGCCCGATCGTCAGCATGTTACGAAGGTCCATCAGCGCAACATGCACACTCGCCAGCGCGACTTGGATCTGCGGGGCGTGGAAGAACATCACCGCGCGCTTCGCCTTGGTCTTGTGCTGGAAGTACTCCGTGTGCCCGGGCCAGCGGTCGAAGCCAGCGAGTTTCCACGAGGTCTTGCTGATCGGGCCGGTGACGATCGCGTCGATCCCGCCCGCGTCGATCGGTCGGCGGACGGCGGCGAGGGCGTCGTCGATAAACCGCCGACTCACCTGCCCGCCGGGTTTGCTGGGCTGGCTCTGCTGCGAGCCGAGCATCGAGACCTCGTCGTAGTCGAGGACCACGACGTCGTGGACAAGCTCGTGCGCCGCGCGGTCGGCGTCGTGCTGTAGGCGGTGCCAAAACGTCTCGATCTCCGCGGCGTCGGCGGCGTAGGCGAGCTGCTCGTTCATGCCAAAGACCACGAAACGCGCAAGCGAACGGACCTCGGGGTCGGCGAGCGCCTTGACGATCACCTCGGGGCCGATGCCGGCCGGGTCGCCCAGCGTGATGCCGATCACCGGCTTGCGCTGGCGCATGCGTGGTGGCGGGTAGCCATCGGTCTTGTTGTCCGGCGTCTTAGGCATCCGCGTATTCTAGCATCCCACGCGAAGCCAAACGGGTACCATGCCCGCATGGATGAAACGCAATCGAAGCAGCGGGTCGCCGTCGTCGGCGTCGGCCGGATGGGCCGACACCACGCACGGACGTTGAAGAACAATGTCGAATCCGCCGAACTCGTCGGCGTGGTGGATGGCGACGCGTCGCGTGCGCGGACCGTGGCCGAGGAGTACGGCACGACGCCCTACACGTCGGTCGAGGCGCTGCTAAAGGCCGAGCCCGAGTTGCAGGCCGCAGTCATCGCGGTGCCCACGGTCTACCACACCGCCGCCGCGCAGCCGCTGCTCGAATGTGGCATCGCGTGCTTGATCGAGAAACCGATCGCCGGGTCGAGCGACGAAGCTGGAGCGCTCGTCGCGTTCGCCAAACAACACGGCGCGCTGCTGCAGATCGGTCACACCGAGCGGTTCAACCCCGCAGTGCGAGCGCTCGCCAAACTCAAACTGACGCCCCGGCTGATCCAGGTCACGCGCGTGAGCCCGATGACGTTCCGCTCGATGGATGTCGGCGTCGTGATGGACATGATGATCCACGACCTGGACATCGTGCTGTCGCTGGTCGGCCGCCCGCTTGCTACGGTCGAGGCGGTCGGCGAACGCCTACTGGGCGAACACGAAGACCTGTGCGACGCCCGGCTGACCTTCGAGGGCGGCTGCGTCGCAACGGTACGCGGCTCGCGCCTGGCGATGGGTACCGAGCGCACGCTCCGGCTGTATAGCGACGACGGGTTTGTGTCGCTCGATTACGGGAACCGAACCGGCATCATCGTCCGCCAAACCGCGAACGCAGAGGCCCTCGCGTCGGTGCGCGAGCGGCTGCGGCAAGGCGAAGACCTGTCGGGGCAGAACTACTTGGAGATGTTGCGCTACGAGCCGTTGGCCGTCGATTTGCCGCCGGGCCAAGACGACCCGCTGACCGCGCAGGCGACGGCGTTCCTCGAATCCGCCTCGAACGGCACCGCGCCGGTTGTGTCTGCGGATGACGGCGTGGCTGCGGTCGATGCCGCGGAGCGGATCGTCGCGGCGATCGGGACCGTGGCTTAGCGGTCTGAATACACCATGGACTTAGTGACCCTTATCCTGTTGATCGCGCTGCCGTTGCTGCTGGTCGCCAGCGCGGTCTTCAGCGGGTCCGAGACCGCGCTGTTCTCGCTGACGGCGCACGAACAGACGCGGATGAAACGCGAACCGACTGCGGCTTCGTCGGCCGTGCTACAGCTCCTGCGCGAGACCGCACCGCTGCTGGTCACGCTGCTTATCAGCAACATGGTCGTCAACGTGCTCTACTTCACGCTGTCGACCGTTCTGCTGGACCGCTGGAGCCAAAGCGGGGCGCTGAGCACGGGCGGCGCGGCGGGGCTCGCGCTAGCTGCACTGTTGGGCGTGATCCTCTTCGGTGAAGTCCTGCCCAAGCAGGTCGCGGCGCAGCGCGCGTCGGGCTGGTCGCTCTTCATCGCCCTGCCGCTGCTCGGGCTGCACCGCATTCTCGCGCGCCGATCCGGATCGTCACGATGACGCTCGCTATCACCCCGCTCTCACGCCTGATCGCGCCGCCTACTCCGCCGGCGGAACTCTCGGCCGAGGACCTGGGCGCGATGCTTCGGCTGAGCGAACGCAGCGGCGTGATCGACCAGAGCGAGCAAGACCTGCTCGCGCATGTCATCGAGCTTGGCCGTCTCAAGGTGCGCGACCTGATGGTCCCGCGCGTCGAGATCCGAGCGCACGACTTGGGCGCACCGGCGGCCGAACTCACCGCGCTGGCACGCGAGACCCGCCTGCGTTACCTACCGGTCTACGACGGCGGGCTCGACCAGGTCAAGGGCGTCGTCCTCTCGCGCGACGTCTTGCTCAACGAGCCGACTACCACGAAGCAGGTGCGTGCGATGGTCAGGCCCGTGCGGTTCATCCCGGAGATCGCGCCGGCGGATGTCCTGCTCGCCAAGCTGCGCGACAACGCGATCGTCTTCGCGATTGCCGTCGATGAGTACGGCGGCACGGCCGGGCTCATCACCCTCGAAGATGTCGTCGAGCATGTTGTGGGCGAGATCCCCGGCGCGTACGAGCAAGGAGACGCCCCTGTGGTCGAGACGGTGGGCGACGGCGTCTACCGGATCGACGCGGACCTGCCGGTTCATGACTGGGCACAGTGGTTTGGTCACAACCGGATGCTCGCGGGGGCGGCGTCGGGCGCGTCCACCGTCGGCGGGCTGATGTTCAAGCTGCTGGGCCGGTTCCCCGAGGTCGGCGATACCGCGTCGATCAGCAACATCCGGCTGACCGTCGATGCCATGGCCGGGCGGCGTATCGAGCGGTTGCGAATCACCCTGATCCCGCACGCAGACAGTGCAACGTGCGATCCTGTCCAATCCGAGCCATCGGGGGAGGCCAAGCGATGATCCACGCTGCCGCGCTCACCCCGCCGCTGGGCCTGACAACACTTGCCCAGAATGGTTTAGGCATGACCAACACGCAGCTCTGGGTGTGGGTCGGCCTGATGGTCGTGGGGTTTGCCGGGTCCGCGCTCTTCTCCGGGATGGAGACCGGGTGCTACCGGCTCAACCGTGTCCGGCTCTTCGTGCGGTCCGCAAGGAAGGAGCGGGCCGCGATCGTCCTGGACAAACTCATCAGCCGGCCCGCTGCGTTACTGGGCACGCTGTTGGTGGGAAACAACATGGCCAACTACCTCGGGACCGCCGCCCTTGGCATTATCCTCGGTTCCCTGGCACTGGCCGAGTGGCAGGTCATCCTGGTCAATACCCTGCTGGTAACGATCCTGCTGTTGATCTTTGGCGAAACCTTGCCCAAGAACCTCTTCGCGTCACACGCCGACCGCTTCATGTACCCACTGGCTCGGCCGCTGCGCATCCTGCACTGGCTCTATACGGTGACGCTCGTCCTGCCCGTCGTCGTACTCGTCAGCAAGCTCGCGGTCCGGCTGGTCGGCGGCGGGCAGGCGCGCATCATCTCGCCCCGTCTCCGCGTCGTCGAGATGGTCCGGCACGGCGCGGGCCACGGGCTGTTGAGCGACGAACAGTCCGCGATGGCGCAGCGTGCATTCGCGCTATCCAACCACGAGGTAGGCGGTGAGGCGACGCCCTGGAGCAAGGTGCAGACTGTCCGCGCCGATCAAGACGTCGACGGGCTGATCGCGTTGGCGAGGCGGTCAAAGCACTCGCGATTCCCGGTGCTTGATACGCAGGGACGTATCGCCGGTACGATCGACGTCATCGACACTCTGGCCGACGGCGAGCCGGGCGGGCGGAAGGTCGGCGAACTAATGCGTCCGGCCGTCAGCGTCCCCGCCACACGGACGATCCGCTACACACTGACACAGCTGCAGCGCGAGCACATCGGGCTGGCGGTCATTACTGGGCCGACGGGCCGGCCCGTCGGGGTCGTCACCGTCAAGGACCTGGTCGAACCGCTGACCGGCGAGATCGCGGACTGGTAACCCGCGCGGCGTGCTACCTCGTTTTCACCACCGCCCGGTGTGTAGCGCATCGTCTTTCAAACGCGAATCAACACGCTGTCTGCTGGGCGATGGCTAAACGTGCTGCGCGTGGATCGAGACAAGTGGATACACAAGCCGCCTGCATCCAAGCTCTATGATACGGCCCATGCGCTGGTCCACCGCCGACATCGCCGACGCTCTACATGCAGGCCTCACCGCGCGGGCACACGAGGACGACGCGGAGCACGCGGTGTACGGCTTCGATGCGCTCGACGAGTTGGGCATGCACCCGCTGCTGCGCGATGCACTCGCCGATGCCGGGTACGGGGCCTGGCCTGAGCAGCGCTACCCCGGGCACTGGCACAAAAAGAAGAAGAGCCACGGCTTGCGGTGCGACCTCGTGCTGACGCCGAGCGGCGCGCCGTTGCGCGACCCGGACGTCAAGAACACCCTCTTCGACGACGGAAGCGCATGCGATGCACAAGCCGCGTACTGGCTGGAGGTCAAGACCGTCGCGCAGCATGAGACCAGCGGGCCGTTCAAACGCTACTCGGCCGAACTGCTCGCGCCCGTCGCGAACGACGTCAAGAAGATCTGGTCCGACGGTGTGATCCAGCACGGTGGGCTCGGGCTCGTGCTGTTCACACAAACACAAGAGGTCGCGGAGCACGACCTGGCCGTCTGGCACGAACGCTGCCTGCGCAAGGGCTTCCCCGTTGGCCCCCCGTCGGTGCGTGGGCTGGAGATCACCGACCGGATCGGCAACGCCTGGTGCAGCGTCGCGGTGTTTGGCGTGCGCGGGGCGTGAGGCGTAGGTCTTAGGTCGGTCAAAGAAAAACCGACGCCGGTCGGCGTCGGTTTGGGGTTTTGAGAAGGGCGTCCGTCTTAGCGTCGCGGTCGGCCGCCGGGCTCGAGGCCGGGGCCAAGCGATCCCGGTCCGCCGGGGCCCAAGCCGCCGGGGCCGCCGGGGCCGAGTTCGCCTGGGAAGCCGCCCGGGCCGGGCTGCTCAGTCATTTCGCGGGCGCGTTCCTCGGCTTCGCGCTGCTGACGCAACTCTCGCTCGAACTGGCTGGACGCGGACTTATCTTCATCGAGCAGGCGTTCGTGGAGGTTACCCATCTCGTCGATGTAGATCAGGACCCAGATCGTCTTGCCGTCGATGTTGGTCCGGCGGTCGATATCGACCACGGTCACACCGACCTGCATGTCGATCCCATCGACGCGGCCACCGATCTGGTCACCGGGGTTGACCTCGAACAGGTGCTCGTGCCATTCGCCGTTGTGGATCTGATGGACCTTGACGCGTGCGCCGCGGTCGGTGGCGGAGACGACGAAGAAGCGGGTGCTCGCCTGGATGTCGATCGGGCCGACCCAAGGGGCCTGCTCGATGTCGGCGTCGCTCGGGAGCAGGGCCGCGCGGTGGCGGTTCTCGCTGCGCTGGGCCTCGTCGAGACGGTCTACGGCGTAGAGCGGGTTGATGACGCCGGCGACCAGCTTGTAGCGGTAGGTCGTGCCGGGCACGGCGGTGACGTCGATCGCCCAGACGCGGAGCATGCCTTCTTCCATGACGGTGTCTTCGCCGACCCCGGGGCCGGCGGGCAGGCTGGGGCCGCGTTCGTTGCCACCGCGGGACGGGTCCAGGCCACCCCGGCCCGGGACACCGCGATCCGGTGCGCCACGGTCTCGGTTGTTGTCTGTCGAGCGGCTTGGTGGGGCCTGGGTCTCACCGCCGCCACGACCGCCGGCTCCACGCCCGCCGCCTCGGCCACCGGGTCCGCCCAGGCCACCGGGCCCGTCGTTACCCCGGTTGCGCTCTGCTTCGCGCTCGGCCGCACGTTGGGCACGCTCTTCCTCACGACGCGCACGCGCCTCGGCGGCACGCGCGGCACGCTCGGCATCCTCCATCGCCTCGAACGCCTCGGCGTCGAATAGCGACATCGGGTCGTCAAGCGGTGACAACAATTCTTCGCCGTCGGCCAATACCGGCGGGTCGGCCATCGCGATGCTGAACTGGTTGGCCAACAGGTAGTCGATCCACTGATTCGCAACGGTCGGGTCGTCCGTCATCTCGGTGTTGGGCGCAATGCCGACGTAGCCCGGCAGCAGCGACACGACCTCCGCCTCGCCCCACTGCCCGGTCACCGGGTCGCGCGCTTCACGCATCAGGTACACCGTCGCAAGCCCCAGCTTCTGCCACCAGATGCCCGGCGGGACCATCGCGTGGGTCTCGCTCTCGCCTTCAAGTGTCTCGATCCAGGCGTTCATGTCGAACTGGCCCTCGATGAAGACGAAGCTGAAGTCGGCGGGCGTGCGCGACTCGCCCCAGAGTGTTTCATAGGCCTGACGCACCGTGCGATCGGTGGTATCGAGCACCTCGAAGCCGTACTTGACCTCGGTCTCGGTCACCATCGGCGGGGTCGGCAAGTAGTAGGTCGGGGCGTCGGGTGGGTCGACTTCGATTTCATGCCGCGCCATCCCCGGCTGCGAGATCGACGCGAAGCTCTCGGTCTGCAGCAGCGGCTGGTGGAGCATCTGCTCGTAGTCCGTCGCCAGGTCCGGCGTCTGGTAGTCCTCCTCGACACCGAGCGGGACGTCGCGGCCGCTGGGTTTCAGGCCGGCCGTCAGTGTACTGGCCTCTTTTACCAGATCGGGGATGACCTCTTTAGGTTCCTCATACGTGTTGTTGCCCAGCGTGACCTGGTAGGGCTTGAGGATCACGCCGAAGACGACGACCGCGACCGCGAGAAGGAGGAACACGACCCCCGCAGCGAGTACGATTTTTTCGATGTGTAGCTGGAAGAAGCTGGCGTTCTTGAGTTTCATGTCGCCTGTCTCCGGGGTTGGCTTGGGGCCGGGGTACGTAAAAGCAAGGGCTGAACTCGGCGGTGCAGCGTCGGCGCGTTAGGGCGTCGGCGCGGGCACGGCCAGGGCGTTCTTGACGATCTGCGGCATCAGGTCGGTGGTCCAGTCGCGGAACCAGAGCGTCTCGATCACAAGCTCGACCTCGACGACATCGCTGCTGTACACGTAGCCGTCGGCCAGCTGCGCGTACTCGTCGACGTCGATGACCTTCATGTCGAGGATCGTCATGAAGTTGACCCGGCGGAGCTGCTCGAAGAAGAGCGGGAGCGAGGCCCAGTCGATGTGGAGGGTGAGTGTAACGTGGCGGACATCGAAGACGTTGTTCGAGAACCGGCCGGTGGGCCCGAAGTAGAAGCTGTCGATGATGGGCTGGTCGGGCGGGGGCAGGGTCGTGACGATGGGCGCGTTGTACTCGGTGGAGACCGCGACTTCTGGGGCAGCCGGGGCGGTATTGGCGTTGGCCGGCAGGCCGGTGGCCTCGTCGATGGTGCCGTCATCCCCCCCCCCGGCGGGTGCGCCGGGCGACAGCGCGCCGGGGCCGCCGGGTGCGACGCCGCCTCGGCCCGGGGTGCCTCGTCCGCGTCCAAGCCCGGGCTCCATCCCACGGCCGCCGGGCGTCAGGGCGCCGCCCAGTCCCCCGGGGCCGCCGGGGGCAGCACCGGCAGTGCCTGCGGCCGGGCTGATCGCCCCGCCGTTATGCAAGCCGACGTAGCCGGGCAGGAGTTCGAGACGCAGCAGCCTTTTCACCGGCGCGTTGATCACCGCGAGCTGGGTCGAGACGGCGGTACCGTCTTCCGAGGTGGTCGTGACAGTATTCGTGTTTGCGATCGCCTGCATGATGTCGCGGATGACCCAGATCTGAACCTGGCCCTCCCACAGCTCATCGAGCTTGGCAGGCTCGGCCGCGACCGACCAGTCCGCGATCATGAACGGGTACTCGGGATTGAACCGCTCCATCCCGATCGGTGCGG
The sequence above is a segment of the Phycisphaeraceae bacterium D3-23 genome. Coding sequences within it:
- a CDS encoding WG repeat-containing protein, with the translated sequence MNRRKLMTGLVIAGVLLLITPLTLRLLGFGATPGVAAQADYFPVQDNETGKWGFVDAEGNALTPAVFDWAGDFRHGRGLAQVMLGGKPVMGYIDATFKKEGDWAITPRFELADVDDTAARGFFDELAAARHDDGVWGYIDPAGEWAIEPRFAAHELMPELQACGDFADGMAWFQEAEAVMSNVTDEHGQLVRDADGAIVQEPTLRIRYGYINRKGDAVIHAQFQLAQDFGEGLAGVRYETSEGWGFIDRRGHRQISPQFEAVGRFAQGLCPAKLHGKWGYIDREGGWVIEPTFAEAREFEGDLAPARDVGGRWGYINPEGSFVIAPQFDDDPRPGMFNDARPFDGGVARVMLEGKACYIDTSGEVVWPRGVAASEQ
- a CDS encoding Gfo/Idh/MocA family oxidoreductase; translated protein: MDETQSKQRVAVVGVGRMGRHHARTLKNNVESAELVGVVDGDASRARTVAEEYGTTPYTSVEALLKAEPELQAAVIAVPTVYHTAAAQPLLECGIACLIEKPIAGSSDEAGALVAFAKQHGALLQIGHTERFNPAVRALAKLKLTPRLIQVTRVSPMTFRSMDVGVVMDMMIHDLDIVLSLVGRPLATVEAVGERLLGEHEDLCDARLTFEGGCVATVRGSRLAMGTERTLRLYSDDGFVSLDYGNRTGIIVRQTANAEALASVRERLRQGEDLSGQNYLEMLRYEPLAVDLPPGQDDPLTAQATAFLESASNGTAPVVSADDGVAAVDAAERIVAAIGTVA
- the pdxA gene encoding 4-hydroxythreonine-4-phosphate dehydrogenase PdxA, with the protein product MPKTPDNKTDGYPPPRMRQRKPVIGITLGDPAGIGPEVIVKALADPEVRSLARFVVFGMNEQLAYAADAAEIETFWHRLQHDADRAAHELVHDVVVLDYDEVSMLGSQQSQPSKPGGQVSRRFIDDALAAVRRPIDAGGIDAIVTGPISKTSWKLAGFDRWPGHTEYFQHKTKAKRAVMFFHAPQIQVALASVHVALMDLRNMLTIGRVFDAIDLGHDACRELGTPSPRIAVCGLNPHAGEDGLFGDEETRIIRPAIEVARKAGIDARGPFPADTLFTPRNLKRYDLFVAMYHDQGLIPVKMLAFDEAVNTTLGLPVIRTSVDHGTGFDIVGKNKADAGSMKAAIRLAVRRVHGAAGEAESRAAV
- a CDS encoding DUF21 domain-containing protein yields the protein MDLVTLILLIALPLLLVASAVFSGSETALFSLTAHEQTRMKREPTAASSAVLQLLRETAPLLVTLLISNMVVNVLYFTLSTVLLDRWSQSGALSTGGAAGLALAALLGVILFGEVLPKQVAAQRASGWSLFIALPLLGLHRILARRSGSSR
- a CDS encoding CNNM domain-containing protein, translating into MIHAAALTPPLGLTTLAQNGLGMTNTQLWVWVGLMVVGFAGSALFSGMETGCYRLNRVRLFVRSARKERAAIVLDKLISRPAALLGTLLVGNNMANYLGTAALGIILGSLALAEWQVILVNTLLVTILLLIFGETLPKNLFASHADRFMYPLARPLRILHWLYTVTLVLPVVVLVSKLAVRLVGGGQARIISPRLRVVEMVRHGAGHGLLSDEQSAMAQRAFALSNHEVGGEATPWSKVQTVRADQDVDGLIALARRSKHSRFPVLDTQGRIAGTIDVIDTLADGEPGGRKVGELMRPAVSVPATRTIRYTLTQLQREHIGLAVITGPTGRPVGVVTVKDLVEPLTGEIADW